The Cellulophaga sp. L1A9 genome window below encodes:
- a CDS encoding YihY/virulence factor BrkB family protein, which produces MLDNSEKKFKLKDLPSLIVDTYKAWDKANPWRLSAVVAYYAVLSLPALLIIIINIVGSIWGTEIVQGRLTSEISTALGSNAAEAIETIIAETQNKEENLISTIIGIGTLLFGATGVFYQLKLSLNEMWHIKPNPNANFWKLVTDRARSFAFILVIGFLLLVSFIVTAGISALNEYIRKVFPDILIYIAYLLDFTVSIGIITVLFALMFRYMPDAKIRWKTVWIGALITAVLFVIGKSLLGFYFGEANPGSTYGAAGTIVLILLWVSYSCLILFFGAEFTYIYAKRYGHKITPSYVALEDNNTNSEQPSKSIKS; this is translated from the coding sequence ATGCTAGATAACAGCGAGAAAAAATTTAAACTTAAAGATTTACCTTCTTTAATTGTGGACACTTATAAAGCTTGGGACAAAGCTAACCCTTGGCGCCTAAGTGCCGTAGTGGCTTATTATGCGGTTTTATCACTACCCGCACTGCTTATTATTATCATAAATATTGTAGGTAGTATTTGGGGAACAGAAATTGTTCAAGGAAGATTAACCTCTGAAATCTCTACTGCTCTGGGCAGTAATGCGGCAGAAGCTATTGAAACCATCATTGCAGAAACACAAAACAAGGAAGAAAATTTAATTTCTACCATAATCGGGATTGGAACATTACTTTTTGGTGCTACAGGGGTATTTTATCAATTAAAATTATCCCTAAATGAAATGTGGCACATTAAGCCTAACCCCAACGCAAATTTCTGGAAATTGGTAACAGATAGAGCTAGAAGTTTTGCTTTTATCTTGGTCATTGGCTTTCTTTTGTTAGTTAGTTTTATTGTCACTGCAGGAATCTCTGCTTTAAACGAATACATAAGGAAGGTTTTTCCTGATATTCTAATTTACATTGCTTATTTATTAGACTTCACCGTCTCCATAGGCATCATAACGGTACTATTTGCACTAATGTTCCGGTATATGCCAGATGCAAAAATTCGATGGAAAACAGTTTGGATTGGAGCTTTAATTACCGCAGTCTTATTCGTCATAGGAAAATCGCTTTTAGGCTTTTATTTTGGTGAGGCAAATCCTGGTTCTACTTACGGTGCGGCAGGTACAATTGTTTTAATACTTCTCTGGGTTTCTTATTCTTGCCTGATTCTATTTTTCGGTGCAGAGTTCACCTATATTTACGCCAAAAGATACGGCCACAAAATTACACCAAGCTATGTTGCTTTGGAAGACAACAACACAAATTCTGAACAACCATCTAAATCTATAAAATCATGA
- a CDS encoding AI-2E family transporter produces MKAINPKVIRQLFIILLILLMASLIFTEMLPYLSGVLGAITFYVLLRKPMGKLVKRGWNSDLAVSVLLIGSVIGILIPVGGIILMLANKIENTVAHSEDVIKASKQQLGTWEDKLGYDLTSKIDASAVSSWISDSLQSFAGGTFNILIALGLMYFMLYYMLTNRRQLRESLYEYIPIGNDNLKIIGKDVQAMVRSNALGIPLVAFAQGIVALIGFLIFNIEQPFFWAVIVFVGSMIPFIGTFIGTLPVFILTLASGKDFQAWGILIYGLVVIGSTDNLLRLVILKRIDNVHPLITLIGVIVGVPLFGFIGLIFGPLLISLFLIVLRIYKDEYGQEVHRKEQL; encoded by the coding sequence ATGAAAGCAATAAATCCTAAAGTGATTAGGCAGTTATTTATAATACTTCTTATTCTATTAATGGCATCATTAATTTTCACAGAGATGCTCCCTTACTTATCAGGAGTTCTAGGAGCCATAACCTTCTATGTATTGTTACGCAAACCCATGGGAAAGTTAGTAAAAAGAGGTTGGAATTCTGATTTGGCTGTAAGCGTACTCTTAATTGGATCGGTCATAGGCATTCTAATTCCTGTTGGAGGAATAATATTGATGCTAGCAAATAAAATAGAAAATACTGTTGCACACTCAGAAGATGTAATCAAAGCAAGTAAACAACAATTAGGAACATGGGAAGATAAATTAGGATATGACCTAACTTCTAAAATAGATGCTTCGGCGGTTTCCAGTTGGATATCAGATAGCTTACAGTCTTTTGCTGGTGGCACTTTCAATATTCTTATTGCTTTGGGTTTAATGTATTTTATGCTGTATTATATGCTTACCAATCGCAGACAACTAAGGGAGTCTCTTTATGAATATATTCCTATTGGTAATGATAATTTGAAAATTATAGGTAAAGATGTGCAAGCAATGGTACGCTCCAATGCTTTAGGGATTCCGTTGGTAGCTTTTGCCCAAGGTATTGTAGCACTTATTGGTTTCTTAATATTTAATATCGAACAACCTTTCTTTTGGGCCGTTATCGTATTTGTTGGTTCTATGATTCCTTTTATTGGCACATTTATAGGAACATTACCCGTTTTTATCTTAACCTTAGCTTCTGGAAAAGATTTTCAGGCCTGGGGAATACTTATCTACGGATTGGTTGTTATTGGATCTACAGATAACCTACTCCGCCTAGTCATTCTAAAAAGGATTGATAATGTACACCCATTAATAACCCTAATAGGCGTTATTGTTGGTGTCCCTCTATTTGGATTTATA